A genomic stretch from Halichoerus grypus chromosome 5, mHalGry1.hap1.1, whole genome shotgun sequence includes:
- the CDCP2 gene encoding CUB domain-containing protein 2, with protein sequence MRRIHFLVRMDHPQILACPEFCRPVGAPSEGMLAELGSCLVLVVLLLGPGPRAHAMKGVKCGGVLSAPSGNFSSPNFPRLYPYNTECSWLIVVAEGSSVLLTFHAFDLEYHDSCGFDYLEVYNGASGDKGSLLGRFCGRVPPPPFTSSWHVMSVVFHSDKHVASRGFSAGYQKDVCGGVLTGLSGVLTSPDYPDNYPNNVECHWVIHASGPATVKLVFVDFQVEGSEECTYDYVAVLGGPGPAHGHRYCGSTRPPTLVSLGHELQVVFKSDFNIGGRGFKAYYFSGECQEVYTAVRGNFSSPQYPSAYPNNIHCHWTIRLPPGYRVKVFFLDLDLEGPNSLTRTCDFDHLAAFDGASEEASLLGNWCGHHLPAPVTSSRNQLLLLLHTDRSTTRRGFSVAYIGVVPMNVSCSRTDFQILIAARALAPLERTKVYLGSRSCAAQEAGGTFRIQARFDTCGTESQRRNNTSVIVSVLYIDFSAGGQEDVHEYEVRCEPRRKEASVHLLSGSDWLGPYAATAEHLQEAPPRDEVEALEGPVAMVPQDTSDIVFLGLCILAGVLMVVAIVVLMLL encoded by the exons ATGCGTCGCATTCATTTCCTCGTTCGCATGGACC ACCCTCAGATCCTGGCCTGCCCCGAGTTCTGCAGACCCGTGGGGGCCCCCAGTGAGGGGAtgctggcagagctggggtccTGTCTGGTGTTGGTGGTGCTGCTGCTgggcccaggccccagggcccaCGCCATGAAAG GTGTCAAATGTGGGGGTGTGCTCTCAGCACCTTCCGGAAACTTCTCCAGCCCCAACTTCCCCAGACTCTACCCCTACAACACAGAGTGCAGCTGGCTGATCGTGGTGGCCGAGGGCTCCTCGGTGCTGCTCACTTTCCACGCCTTCGACCTGGAGTACCACGACTCCTGCGGCTTCGACTACCTGGAGGTGTACAACGGGGCCTCGGGGGACAAGGGCAGCCTGCTGGGGAGGTTCTGCGGCCGGGTGCCCCCGCCGCCCTTCACCTCCTCCTGGCACGTCATGTCTGTCGTCTTCCACTCAGACAAGCACGTGGCCAGCCGAGGCTTTTCTGCTGGCTACCAGAAAG ATGTGTGTGGTGGTGTCCTAACGGGCCTTTCAGGGGTCCTTACCAGCCCTGACTACCCGGACAACTACCCCAACAACGTGGAGTGCCACTGGGTGATCCACGCGTCCGGCCCCGCCACTGTCAAGCTGGTGTTCGTGGACTTCCAGGTGGAGGGCAGTGAGGAGTGCACCTATGACTACGTGGCCGTGCTTGGGGGGCCTGGCCCCGCCCACGGGCATCGCTACTGTGGCAGCACCCGGCCCCCCACTCTTGTGTCCCTGGGCCACGAGCTGCAGGTGGTCTTCAAGTCTGACTTTAACATTGGAGGCCGGGGCTTCAAGGCCTACTACTTCTCAG GAGAATGCCAGGAGGTATACACGGCCGTGCGGGGCAACTTCTCCAGTCCCCAGTACCCCAGCGCCTACCCTAACAACATTCACTGCCACTGGACCATCCGCCTGCCTCCGGGCTACCGGGTCAAGGTGTTCTTCCTGGACCTGGACCTAGAGGGTCCCAACAGCCTGACCAGGACCTGTGACTTCGACCATCTGGCAGCCTTTGATGGGGCCAGCGAGGAGGCCTCCCTGCTGGGGAATTGGTGCGGCCACCACCTGCCAGCACCGGTCACCTCGAGCCGCAACCAGCTTCTGCTCCTACTGCACACGGACCGCAGCACCACCCGGAGGGGCTTCTCCGTGGCCTACATTGGAG TCGTGCCCATGAACGTGAGCTGCTCCCGCACGGACTTCCAGATCCTGATTGCCGCACGGGCTCTGGCACCGCTGGAGCGGACCAAGGTCTACCTGGGCAGCCGCAGCTGTGCCGCGCAGGAAGCCGGTGGCACCTTCCGGATCCAGGCCCGCTTTGACACCTGCGGCACGGAGTCTCAG CGGAGGAACAACACCTCAGTGATCGTCAGCGTGCTGTACATCGACTTCTCGGCTGGCGGCCAGGAGGACGTCCATGAGTATGAGGTCCGCTGTGAGCCACGGCGCAAGGAGGCTTCTGTCCACCTGCTGTCTGGCTCCGACTGGCTTGGGCCCTATGCCGCCACAGCTGAGCATCTTCAGGAAGCACCACCCAGGGATGAGGTGGAGGCCCTGGAGGGCCCTGTGGCCATGGTGCCTCAGGACACCAGTGACATTGTCTTCCTGGGCCTTTGCATCCTGGCCGGAGTCCTCATGGTCGTTGCCATCGTGGTCCTGATGCTGCTGTGA